The uncultured Desulfobulbus sp. genome window below encodes:
- a CDS encoding tetratricopeptide repeat protein: MNHTYYRINRPSTKISLFAITFILIFLNISNCACRQLIRDGEIYSEVSDSFTCDDEIYLSIISTNKDSFRKGNASFQRLIGKSRAILNFECSTFKLINISGYHNGEMVYSGTSRESENWEIIGRKISNEPHSHNTNYASLDNLFNKGNQLYKNKKYAKSFPWFKDAATQGHAKSQYKLGVLYYYGRGVSVNYPKALQWIRKSAAQGNAEAENHLGVLYNIGKTVPKDYKLAAKWYRKAADQGDADAQNNLGTLYQFGQGVPKNMQKAKDLYEKAMAQGHEKATAKWWALQPDYHTKKPTRSNSLASNDSSSLIETQSKEQYLFILKNIHDGNFKAINKDSTYKNFFVAYIAAYSDWCGSNIKSGITRTREEWEEDQYGFEHGTRSKTSITIETPYIKPYDTYTYEIKSAQYKKMASNLGQFLNAKNWINAAPKIFNSFAECRLVLNNHLNQGCKSNNVRTTYRNLLKFDKK, from the coding sequence ATGAACCATACATATTATAGAATAAATAGACCATCCACAAAGATATCACTATTCGCAATAACATTCATTCTTATATTTTTAAATATTTCGAACTGTGCTTGTAGACAATTGATACGTGATGGAGAAATATATTCTGAAGTAAGCGATTCTTTTACATGTGATGACGAAATTTATTTATCTATAATTTCAACAAATAAAGACTCGTTTAGAAAAGGAAATGCATCATTCCAAAGATTAATAGGAAAATCGAGAGCTATTCTAAATTTTGAATGTTCAACATTCAAACTAATCAACATATCTGGATATCATAACGGGGAAATGGTATACAGTGGAACTTCGAGAGAGAGTGAAAACTGGGAAATTATAGGAAGGAAAATTTCAAATGAACCTCATTCTCACAACACAAACTATGCATCTCTAGATAATCTATTTAATAAAGGGAATCAACTTTACAAAAACAAAAAATATGCCAAATCTTTTCCTTGGTTTAAAGACGCAGCCACTCAGGGCCATGCAAAATCCCAATATAAACTTGGAGTTTTATACTATTACGGACGTGGCGTCTCAGTAAATTACCCAAAGGCGTTACAATGGATTCGAAAATCGGCAGCTCAGGGAAATGCTGAAGCGGAAAACCACCTCGGTGTTTTATACAATATCGGAAAGACAGTTCCCAAAGACTACAAACTTGCAGCAAAATGGTACAGAAAGGCAGCAGACCAAGGAGATGCCGATGCACAAAACAATCTAGGAACCTTGTACCAATTTGGCCAAGGCGTTCCCAAAAATATGCAGAAAGCCAAGGATTTATACGAAAAAGCCATGGCACAGGGACATGAAAAGGCCACAGCGAAATGGTGGGCACTTCAGCCAGACTATCACACGAAAAAACCTACTCGATCAAACAGCTTAGCTTCAAACGACTCTAGCTCTTTAATAGAGACTCAAAGTAAAGAGCAATATTTATTTATTTTAAAAAATATTCACGACGGCAATTTTAAAGCCATAAATAAAGATTCTACATATAAGAATTTTTTTGTCGCTTACATTGCTGCATATTCAGACTGGTGCGGATCGAATATAAAAAGCGGAATTACAAGGACACGAGAAGAATGGGAAGAAGATCAGTATGGATTTGAACACGGAACAAGATCAAAAACCAGCATAACAATAGAAACTCCCTACATTAAACCATACGACACATACACATACGAAATAAAATCCGCCCAATATAAAAAAATGGCCAGCAATTTAGGACAATTTTTAAATGCAAAAAATTGGATAAACGCAGCTCCAAAGATATTTAACAGTTTCGCTGAATGCAGATTAGTTTTGAACAACCATCTTAACC